In Centroberyx gerrardi isolate f3 chromosome 14, fCenGer3.hap1.cur.20231027, whole genome shotgun sequence, the genomic stretch ATCCGTTTCAAATTGTGCCTTAGTCTTCTAGGTCTAATGGCCTCGATGATAGCAGTAGTCCAGTTGGGCCTGCTTTTGATGAGGGATTTCTAGCGATGGGTTCTCTCCCTCCGGTTAAATCCAGCCCACCTCAACAGAGAGGTTTTGGTGACGGTTGTGTGCGCAaaagcgctgtgtgtgtggcaaaaTTGCACACTGCTATTGCAGGGCATGCCAATGGGCATGGTGGTTTCACGGAAGGTGATAACTACAGATGCTTCTCTCAGGGGCTGGGGAGCCATCTGTCAAGGCCAGGCAGTGAATGGTGTGTGGACAGCCGCACACATAAACTATTTGGAGCTGTGCGCAGTGTTTCTAGCCTTGAAACATTTTCTTCCCCTCGTACGGGGTTATCATGTGTTGATTCGCACAGACAATGTGTCGGTGGTCTCTCACATAAACAGACAGGGAGGCGTGTGCTCCCGTTGGCTCCATCAGTTGGCTCAGATGGTTTTACTGTGGTGCAGTGCGCACATACTATCATTGAGGGCAACTCATGTGCCGGGTTGTTTAAACGTGGGAGCGTACCTCCTGTCGAGAGGGAATCTATCACATCAAGAATGGAGGATTCATCCTTGTGTGACAGATGGGATATGGATGCGTTATGGCAGGGCTGCTGTCGTCCAGCTCTGCATGTTCGCCAAAATGCTGCAACCTAAGATCCATGCTCCTGTGAAGGCATTTTTAGCCTCTAGACCACATGAGGTGGTAGCAGTGGACTTTACTCTTCTGGAGCCAGCTTCAGATGGACACAAACATTTCCTTGTAGTCACGGATGTGTTCACTAAATACACACAAGCTTACCCTACCAAAGACCAGAAAGCGGACACTGTAGCAAAACTTTTGCTCAGAGAATGGTTTATGAAGTTTGGGGTCCCAGAGAGATTGCATTCTGATCAAGGGAGAAACTTTGAGAGTGAAATCATCACTGAATTGTGCAAGCTGATATGGTGTCAAGAAAACACGTATGACTCCCTATCGGCCTCAGGGCAATGCACAATGTGAGAGGTATAATAGGACACTCCATGATTTGCTACGCAGCCTCCCTCAGGAGAAGAAAAGGCGGTGGCCAGAATATCTACCTGAGTTAGTTTATACATATAATGTAACTCCACATTGATTTTTGGGGTACAGCCACATTTGCCAGTAGATGCACTGTTAGGTCAGGAGAAGGTTTCAGACAGGAAACAAGACTGGTTGTCTGTACTCCAGGAGAGACTCAAACAAGCCCATGAGCGAGCCAGAGAGTACTCTGAACAAAAGGCAGCTGAAAGGATCTTTATGCAAAATGAGAAGGTGTTTTGCCCTCCTGTAGATATTGGCCAGCTTGTCTATTTCGTTATAGACCAGTGGGAAGGAATAAGATTCAGAATGCATGGAGTCCTACTGTCTATAAGGTAGTTGACATTCAGGGtaccacacacactgttgagCCTCTTGAAGGTGGTCCCATCAAAAGAGTCCATAGGTCAGAGTTGCGTCCTGGTGCACGCCCTGTTCCCAAACCAAGGACAAAGGCAGGTTTACCCACGGGTTGTTAGCCTACTGCTGAGATGTCTGAGTCTGGTGAGGCGGATTTTGTGGTGGTGTAGGAAGTCATGTTCCCTCATTCCAGTCGGACTCCAAGCATACCAACCAAAACAGACGTGTTGAGAGCAATGAGAGCACCAGTCATAATTGAGAGAGACTTCAATGAATCTCAAGGGTCAGAGCTACAAGATGTGGGTGTTGATATCTCAGGACCAGATGGTCATGATCTTCAAACAGAGTCAGAAGATAAGGATGTGCATGCTGCAGTCAGTGATTGTCATACACCAGAGGCAAGCAATGCTGTTGAGGAAGAGAACTAGGGTGCCTGTTCCTTCTATTAGAAAGAGCAAGCGTGTTACTGCTGGGGCCCATACTAACCCTTTTTACTTACCCCGGTCAGCATGTAATGCAGTTACTGTTAGCACAGATATAGTTGCACAAGTACTGACAAGTTGGGTACTGCTCTGTTTGAAAAAGCACTGCAAGGGGCAATAGGGTCCACTCACGGTGAGAGTCAGTCATCGAGGACGATGACGTATGCAGAGGAGAATGTAGCCAGGTGGTAAAATTCATTTATTTGCTACTGGGCAGGTTCTCTGTTTAAAAGGTTTCCTGTTTGTTTAAATGTGTACAGTTAATAATGTTTTTACAGTTCATGTTTACATTAATATTTACTCGTTACTTATATTTAAAGTGGCGTGAACACAAGGATATAGATTGTAAAATGGTTAAATACCAATTCtaaaagaataaaatatgaAAGGGATTAGCTCTTAGCAGTTACAATTTTACGTCACTCGAGGGCGAGGTTGAAGCACTTTTTCTTACTGTGACCAGTGCATTGTGGTCCTTCTTCCTGTTGGGCAGCTGGAGAGATGGCGGACAAGATGGGAGTTTGAGAGCATCGTATGTAATCTATCGGCGGATTACTGCGACTGTGAAATGTTCCAGCTATGTGACGGTCCAAAAGTAGCCAGCAAGATAACGAACTGTGAATTGAATGCACTCATCATCCAGAAATCCGACCTGGGAGCTCTGTAAAAGAACTGAGATTGAGAGACCCACTGCcgtatttttttgtattgactgattgattttgtATTTCAATTTTATGGTTGAGCTTATTGCAACTGCTTACTGCAAAACCATTACTCACCACCCAAGagtaataaagaataaaaagaacCCCAAAATAATTAATTGTGTCCTGTGTGGTACTCAATTCCACGGGGTACATATGCATGCTCAGAGTAAAGTGGGAGGGTTGCAGTCATCCTAAAATTACCACATAAACTAAAACCACATATCTATAAAAGAATTCTAGTCAGAAATGTCATTTTGGATCTCTGCAATCTAAATTTCTATTTCTAAATTCTAAAATTTAAAATTCCATTGTGACTGTTCATGAAAGCAGTTTTAGATTTAGAGCAGTTTTTAGAACATTTGAATGAATTGTCACTAGTCAGTCAATGCTTCTTACTAGTCAGATGGAATTTTAGCCATCCAGAATGGAATCACAACTATAGTCAAAATGTGACTGACGATTTCCAACATTCATTATTACTAGTCATAATTCCAAGTTGACATTCCACATCTTATTGTGTTTCTCTTCTGTCAGAGGAAAGGAATTAGATTGCTGAGTTGTATGAAGTTTGGGTTCATAGTGAAGTATCCAACTTCAGCCTTTCAGGTCTAGATCTGATACCTTTGTGGCAAATGGGAGTAGATTCATCTGATGCCACTAAACCACTACAAGACTAAACCACTACAGACAAACAGGCAACGCCTatgtgaaacagagtgaaagaTTTGTAATTCTAGTTCTGTGAACATCAATCCTGCCCTGAGTGTCCCTAGAGGATGGGAATATAGAACATGATATTCAAAGAATCGTTGAAAGGTTTTGTGGTCAGTTTCAATTGGAATGTTGgaaaaaatattgtaaaaatgctatttacagcaactttccCTATTCCGTCAATCAGAATTTGAATAACCTTAGTAATCTGTTTGACCTTAGTAGGAAAATTGAAGCCATGTAACATTTAAAGCAAGTATGAGGAACACATGCATTACATTTTATaaacttatttttttcagtgtttttagaTCAAAAGGTATAAAACATTCAAAGGCAATATGGTGAATAATGGCACGCAATTGACACTGTATCAACTCATATAATTATTTAGacagctttctttttttattacatttgattaaaaatgcaCACCTAACACACATGATGCAAACATTGTTATGTATGTAATATCCCAAATGAAACAACTCTAAATAAATCTAATGAATGTACTCAAAACGCTTGGGTATATTTGTATATACTGAGATGATGTTTTCCTGCTGCTTATGGAGAAAGCAACGAGACATCTGTTAGGAGCTGCTGAGAGACGGATTCTCCTCAATGTGACACTTCCAGGGCATTTCTGCACATCGCCACCGTCATGCTCCCGGTAAATGTTTCGAAATCGTCGTCATGGCAACGGGGCTGAGATGGAATCCCTTCCCCATCCCCATCCAGCAAAGCAAAggcaaaaaaagagaggaaggaattGGAAAAGGatagaggagcagggaggaagaggaggcggaaACCGCAGTGATTCCAGTGGGTTACCAGGGATGTTGCTGTCGGCTGTatgtcatcacatcacatgtgAGTCAGAGATGGTGATGGGATGTGTCGTTTGTTAACAGCATGTCTTCAATtctgatctgtctgtctggaagAGGAACATTTACACTAACAGGACTGACACAATTTCGGTCAGTATGgcttctctctctgattctggTAGGCTAGTCTTCTGGACAACAAAGGCAGTTGGTTTACATCAGTAGCTGGTTAATGAGGCATGGACAGTTGTCCCTGCAAGTCTACCTATACACAcacgaacgcacacacacacacacacacgcatacaaacaccCACGTCTCATGGTTTACCCCAGATACCCCGCCCCCATGCCTCTGGTTCGTTAGTTTCTATTTACTTCTGTGTTAatcctctcccctttcccccacagcccccccccccccccccctccaccccccacccccacacacccccccacAGCTCTATCGCacgctctctctgttgctcctcCCCTTATTCCCTCAAAGCCAGCAGGCTGCTATTTGATCCAGACTGCTTGCTACATGATCTCCTGGAAAACAACGCAGAGTGTCTCTCTCGCTACTCGATGGCTGGGCTTTTTTCAGTTTCATAGCtccgagagaaagaaagatgccGGCGCCGAGACACTGAGCCTTTTCATCCgacctctccttccccttcccctcctgtGGTCTTAACCCGTCTATCTATCCCTCTCCCACACCCTGTTAGCAAGCTcacctcccctcttccccccacctagaccccccaccccgccccctccgacccccccaccccatctccTGATTAACTCTGCCCCCCTCGACAATGTTACCATGTATTAACTGGCTGCAGCCTTTCCTTGCCTTGATCTCCTCGACCTTGCTCGCCCGAGGCCACAACTGTCCATCCAGCTGTTTGTGTCCAGACCACCACACAGTGGACTGTACCGGCCAAGGTCTAACCCGCCTCCCGGACTCCATTCCTCTGGACGTGCGTCGTCTCCTGCTCTCCAATAACTGGATTCCCTGGATCCCCTCTGACTTCCTGGTCCTCTACAGTGATCTGGTATACCTGGACCTGAGGAATAACTCCCTCTCccggctggagcctgggactctaAGCACCTCCTCCAGACTGGTCTTCTTGGACTTGGGGAGCAACAACCTGACTGAAATCACCTCGGGAACCTTTGGGGAGTCCCGGAGTCTCATCAAACTGCGTCTGGGGAACAACCCCTACTTAAGCATGGTGGGCGAGGACGCCTTCAGGGGTTTAACCTCACTGAGGGAGCTGGAGTTGGAAAGGAATGGGCTTACGGCGCTGGACGTCAGGGTCCTGGAGCTTCTGCCCTCTCTCCGGATGCTGCGCCTGGAGGGCAACCCATGGGTCTGCAACTGTCACTTTGCCAAACTCTTTGTATGGCTGACAGAGAACCGCCACAAGCTTCCAACGGGTAAGACATAAGCTGCTTAAAGTGCGTACTTGCAGTCTTTGTCCCATGCCAGAGCATAGGAAATCCACTCATTTATGATAATCCCTGCATCCCAACTTTATGAGCTATTGAAATTTACTCCAACTGTAACATTAGACTGATCAGTTGGAATataggaaaaaatgaaaaacagcaagAATTCACAAAAAGACACCAATACAAGACAAACACGTTGTTGGTTACTATGATGTGACTGACAGAaggtctccatctttgttgttagTTGTCCACAAAGATCATCCCCTGCCATGCCATGGGTGGCTAGTAATAGCAAATTGTAAATGGCATTCATATCTTTCTACTGTGATGAAAACATACTGAGCCCTCCAAATGCTGAGACATCTGTTCCAAACTGTAGATTGTACAAAGCGCTCCACAACAAAGGCTTCATCACCATTTGGGTCGGGTGCCAGGACACCTTTAAACGTTTAACCTCTAAGATGCAACTTATATTAAAGGTGCAAAAAGTAAGATTTGCACTGTCccaaagcacaaaatgaccataatatatctgcaggggttgatagggttgttgatcagtaccaatgaTTCAATGATTACGtgctggctttcaaaactcactctcCGGCCCGTATTCTGTTTTGAAACAAAGGAGGACAGTGCTACAAGTGACTGACCGGTGTCAcaaagccttgttctcaagccaaaaaatcctgttggatctctgctctagttagctagcttactcctctctattgtgaaaatatgaCTTTATTTAGGTCAATTACACTGTAAACTGTGAcacatctgtctgcctgtacaAAACCTGTACAAAATACAATTATAACACAACACTCCAATCAGAATTGTGTTTGGAAAGTGGAGATTTCCCATCTGCTCACATTTCCCTGCTCCTGAATTACTGACTGGAGCATATGTCTGGTTAGACAATGGCCACTAGTtaatggtatattttcatacatACTACATTCATTCAATCCCATAACAAAACAGTCTTGAAATATTGCAACGTGAGCATTGCAACATTGCAGTTAATGCATTCATTCAGCTTGGCagaataataacaaaacaatagCAGAGGAAAGAACTTGAACAAGAAAGCAAGATGTAAATCATCACTTGATCTCAACTCCCAAAGCATGGTGCTATGCCACTATCTCTTAGGCACATGTGCATTACAGATAGATTGCTACTGTAAATGCAGTGGATGAATATACATTAGATGACAGCGTATGTTATTCTCCACAGTTCACACGTCACGCTTTATTCAGATAATGCCGATGTAGCATGCTGTGGTTCAGTGCATGTGAGTCTATTTTTATCTCCTGCCAAATAAGCAACAAATGTGTGATTGTAGACGGTATTAGGACGGTTGCTATGagaaatcaagtcaagtctggCACTTAATGTTCAGTGTATTTGAGTATCTCTGTCTGGACATTGTGCATAAGTACTCTGTTCAATGTGAAAATATGCAGTATTGAAGGAATACTTCAAAATACAGAACACTGCAGATGTTATCACAAGGCCTCGACAGAtaggggtttttgaaggccaataccaagaCCGATATTTTTAGACCTAGAATTCAACGCTAGCTGAGATTTTGtgccaatatctttaaatttgaataaataaaatgaagaagATAAAATGTCAtcgcaggttttccagactgatattatgtagctgtggtcagggaggaacttcCATCAGAGGTGGACTgcatgactggctgatatctgatatttaataaaaagccaatatcggcccaatatatcagtctaagcCTAGTTAGTAAATCAGGTCAGTAGTATATTTTTTGTAAGTGACAGTCCAGTCATATGGATTGTGCATTACATTGTAATTGTTAGGAAGATTAATGGCAAACAACAAATAGAAACCATTGTAACAGTGTTGGTTTCATATGGACAATTGAAGGAACTTTCTTGTAATATCTATTGTTTGTCATGGTAAAACCCTGATTATGTTTCTGTGTCATtatagcatacacacacacacagtggattgacaacaaaaaagacaataaGGAGAGTTGCATCTCCAACTGTCCAGCCTGCTCCCTTGCACCGGCCTTCTGACCGGGGCTCCAACACTCTCATCACTGCTCTTACTCACCAGTGCTTCACAGGCTAGGCCTTTAATGTAGAGCATACAGAAAGACTACTGGCTACACAGAGTAGGAGCATAGGGAGTACAGATCATGTGGACTTCTCTAACCAGCTACAGTACAACGTCCTTAACCAGCTAGATTGGTAGTTATACTCTCTAAAACCTGGTTTCTTATGGTTCAGGAGCCAAAATGTGTTGCTAAATGAATGAGAAGCAATGTTTATCGGAGTGTTGGGCTTCTCATTTAGCTCCCACCTAAAGATGCATAAAACTCATTCTATCAATTATATAGGCCCGGTAACTATTATACCtgataacatacagtatgtggattcctatttttcatttttcttaaagctacaatctgcaATTTGTGCTCATGTGCACCCTCTCGCGGCTGTGCAAGAGCCGCGAGTTTTTCGACCGATCTGTCCCGTTTTCAGATTGTCCGGGTCTGGTCACAAGGGTCAACCGGACGTTCAAATGTCTGTTCAAAATCATTCTGTAAATAATAATCCACTAATTCTAGCTCTGTTCCTTTAATAAGCAAAAAACGTTTTGATAGGCTCATGACTAGAGCAGGGGTAATCTCCACCAATCACGAGTGACCATTTCACCCCACCTGGATGTGTGCTTTATTGTGTGGGCTGTGTAAGCGCATAGTCCAAAGTTTTGAATAGATTACATTATCAGACCTATATGACGGAGATAAAAAGATAAGAGAagcatctgtctgtttgtctgtctttccctctctctgattTGCACCTGAATTTCTCCCCACATTGTCAGAAGCGACTACTGCTGTAGTTGTACaggtctctgtctgttttttgctTCTGTAAGTACTATAAGTAGCCTAGCTGCAGAAGCCAGAGGCAAAATGATGTTTACTACACTTGTAGAGTAGGCTATAAGCTCGCTCCtatcaataaaaaagagcaaataatAAATCATGACTGCGAttgacacctgtcaatcaaaaatgtgttgtttgagcGTTGTAAtctgcatttaaaggctgttatAAAATATGGCCAAAATATGTGCTTGGGGCACATACACATCTAATAGTAACATCAGGTACCTGGAGTGTTTAGAGGGTAAATACATATTTTACCTTTCCCCAAACCATTAAGTAATTTAGAAAAATATCAGCTCTGGATTCAGCTTTGTAGAAGACACTTACAGCTCAATCAGCATAAGAatcacatatttgatgagactttttttcttcttttttgtgattttctatTCCTACTATATCTAGTTGGCTAAGTAATGTTTGTTCATCTTAGTTTATTGACAGTGCTTACTGTGCTTACTTTGATTTAGCTACACAACATTGATATGACTGTAAGTGCTGAGGATGAGTGTATAGGCCAACTGTTTCCAAAGgttatcaaaattcaatatggAATGTAATAATGAACAGGCATAGAAAGTACTATATTGTTACTGAATGATACTGATAAAACTGAGTTACATTTAGGTTACCCAGGTTTGagctctatacacacacatccacgctCATGCACACAATGTCCGATTTTACCAAGATTCTGGCAACCTACCCAGAATGTATGTTTTTTAGCAAAAGCCATCCTTACTggctagctagcatgctaaTGACATCAAAAGTTCACTTACTAGTGTAGCAAGACTGATTTCTTTGAATTACTTTCAGACAAACTGAAAGTTAAGGCATTCCCTCAAACAGTTACAGTAATACATGCATTGCTGTATGCACTTTTCAATACatatgtatggccttctg encodes the following:
- the lrrc38a gene encoding leucine-rich repeat-containing protein 38, giving the protein MLPCINWLQPFLALISSTLLARGHNCPSSCLCPDHHTVDCTGQGLTRLPDSIPLDVRRLLLSNNWIPWIPSDFLVLYSDLVYLDLRNNSLSRLEPGTLSTSSRLVFLDLGSNNLTEITSGTFGESRSLIKLRLGNNPYLSMVGEDAFRGLTSLRELELERNGLTALDVRVLELLPSLRMLRLEGNPWVCNCHFAKLFVWLTENRHKLPTGMEGIECSLSLDGRRVPLSLLSDDSFRECRGTLTLTDYLIVIFSGISVSVAAIMASFFLASTVHCFQRLSKGSKGDEEEGND